Proteins co-encoded in one Stutzerimonas stutzeri genomic window:
- a CDS encoding sodium:solute symporter family protein: MLDLLIVVAFILYGLGSGLRARGKASQSLDEYFLAGRSIKGWKAGFSMGATQFAADTPLLVTGLVATAGIFALWRLWIYGLAFLLMAFVFAAGWRRAGVLTDAELTRVRYSGKGVTPLRLLKAIYYGTVINCVVLAMVLVAAIRIAEVFLPWHLWLPAGLYDPIVGFISSSGIQLGESITGLDPAMMSANNLISILLILAFTAMYSITGGLRAVVQTDVVQFSLAMIGTLLYAWFVVDAAGGLGGLTDRIVDLYGADQAGKMLSFAPPSNAGEALMPFLVIVGLQWFFQMNSDGTGYLAQRSMACPTDRDARIAGLVFTWLQIFLRSLFWMAIAVGLLVLYPFTPAEMAGDGFAAGREALFVQGIEDLLPPGVRGLMLVGLLAALASTVDTHLNWGASYWSNDVYGGVFAPHVLKRKPRDRELVIVARLSNVLILAIAMIVMANLGSIQTAWFISLLFGAGMGSVLVLRWLWERINLYSELTAMAVSLITAPLLLYYLGTDPEQEWIRLGIMALTTTTAAILVTFITPATDDATLKRFYHRVRPFGFWRHAAMLNGVSARVSINALGKRLFAVAVTAVSLFSLLVGVGRLMFPPPDGSPVISWICLALGLLLIPVWLRIVMGRDFDTDPEDERLPEDGTASRTGSVWSE, encoded by the coding sequence ATGTTGGATTTACTGATCGTGGTGGCCTTCATCCTGTACGGTCTCGGCTCCGGCCTGCGTGCGCGCGGCAAGGCCTCTCAAAGTCTCGATGAATACTTTTTAGCGGGTAGATCCATCAAGGGCTGGAAGGCCGGTTTCTCCATGGGCGCGACCCAGTTTGCCGCCGACACGCCGCTGCTCGTCACCGGGCTGGTGGCCACCGCTGGCATCTTCGCGTTATGGCGCCTCTGGATCTACGGGCTTGCGTTTCTGCTGATGGCGTTCGTATTCGCGGCAGGATGGCGCCGTGCCGGGGTACTGACAGATGCCGAGCTGACGCGTGTTCGTTACAGCGGCAAGGGCGTTACGCCTCTGCGCCTGCTCAAGGCCATTTACTACGGAACGGTGATCAATTGCGTGGTGCTGGCGATGGTGCTGGTGGCGGCCATTCGCATCGCCGAGGTTTTTTTGCCGTGGCATCTATGGCTGCCAGCGGGGCTGTACGACCCGATTGTTGGCTTCATCAGCAGTAGTGGTATCCAGCTGGGCGAGAGTATTACCGGGCTGGATCCGGCGATGATGAGTGCCAATAACCTCATATCGATTCTGCTCATTCTCGCGTTCACCGCCATGTACTCGATCACCGGTGGGTTGCGAGCCGTGGTCCAGACGGACGTGGTGCAGTTCAGCCTGGCAATGATCGGTACCTTGCTTTACGCGTGGTTCGTCGTGGATGCGGCGGGCGGTCTGGGTGGCCTGACGGACCGTATCGTCGACCTCTATGGCGCCGATCAGGCCGGCAAGATGCTGTCTTTCGCGCCGCCTTCCAATGCCGGCGAAGCCCTGATGCCATTTCTGGTGATCGTCGGGCTGCAATGGTTCTTTCAGATGAACTCCGACGGTACCGGCTATCTGGCGCAGCGAAGCATGGCCTGTCCAACCGACCGGGACGCCCGTATCGCAGGTCTGGTGTTCACCTGGCTGCAGATCTTTCTGCGTAGCCTTTTCTGGATGGCTATTGCCGTCGGGCTGCTGGTGCTTTATCCGTTTACACCCGCCGAGATGGCCGGCGATGGCTTCGCGGCGGGGCGGGAAGCACTGTTCGTACAAGGCATCGAAGATCTGTTGCCGCCGGGTGTCCGTGGTCTGATGCTGGTCGGCCTGCTCGCGGCGCTGGCCTCGACGGTCGATACGCACCTCAACTGGGGCGCATCCTACTGGAGCAACGACGTGTATGGCGGGGTGTTCGCGCCACACGTGCTCAAGCGCAAGCCACGAGACCGTGAGCTGGTGATCGTGGCGCGGCTGTCCAACGTGCTGATACTGGCAATCGCGATGATCGTCATGGCCAACCTGGGTTCGATCCAGACCGCCTGGTTCATTTCGCTGCTGTTCGGCGCGGGGATGGGCTCGGTGCTGGTGCTGCGATGGCTCTGGGAGCGGATCAATCTCTATTCGGAGCTGACCGCGATGGCCGTGTCGCTGATTACCGCGCCGCTGCTGCTCTATTACCTGGGCACCGATCCCGAGCAGGAGTGGATACGCCTGGGGATCATGGCGCTGACCACCACGACCGCGGCCATCCTGGTCACTTTCATTACGCCTGCGACGGACGATGCGACCCTCAAGCGCTTCTACCATCGGGTGCGGCCGTTCGGTTTCTGGCGGCACGCGGCGATGCTGAATGGCGTTAGTGCGAGGGTGTCGATCAATGCCTTGGGCAAGCGCCTGTTTGCGGTGGCAGTCACGGCTGTCTCGCTGTTCTCGCTGCTGGTCGGCGTGGGGCGCTTGATGTTCCCACCGCCGGATGGGAGTCCTGTCATCAGCTGGATCTGCCTCGCCCTCGGCCTTCTGCTTATACCTGTCTGGTTGCGCATTGTGATGGGGCGAGACTTCGACACGGACCCGGAAGATGAGCGCCTACCCGAGGACGGGACGGCGAGCCGAACCGGCTCCGTTTGGTCCGAGTGA
- a CDS encoding SIR2 family protein, whose amino-acid sequence MQKLLEAYRHDRLILFVGSGVSANIGLPPWRNLIDEIALQLDYDPDVFDTYGNFLSLAEYYRIKKGNIGPLRSWMDREWHKDIDIRNSEIHRLIVQGRFPAIYTTNYDRWLENAHDAHGVGYIKIANASDLVKARDGVRQIVKFHGDFDDDASIVLDETSYYERLQFETPLDIKLRADTLSKAVLFIGYSLSDTNIRLLFYKLSKMWNEHETLGVRPISYVFSHKPNPVQEEILSQWGIRMITSENDEPGMALQNFLKELVEG is encoded by the coding sequence ATGCAGAAGCTTCTGGAGGCTTACCGGCATGACCGCCTGATACTGTTCGTAGGATCAGGCGTATCAGCCAATATCGGCCTGCCGCCGTGGCGCAACCTGATCGATGAAATCGCCCTGCAGCTCGATTACGATCCCGACGTCTTCGACACCTACGGAAATTTCCTCTCGCTCGCCGAGTATTACCGCATCAAAAAGGGCAACATCGGTCCGCTGCGCAGCTGGATGGACCGAGAATGGCACAAGGACATCGACATACGGAACTCGGAAATCCACCGGTTGATCGTGCAAGGCCGATTCCCTGCGATCTACACCACCAACTATGACCGTTGGCTCGAAAATGCGCACGATGCCCATGGCGTCGGCTATATCAAGATCGCCAATGCCAGCGATCTCGTGAAGGCGCGCGACGGGGTCAGGCAGATCGTCAAGTTTCATGGTGATTTCGACGACGACGCGTCGATCGTGCTGGATGAAACCAGTTACTACGAGCGGCTACAGTTCGAAACTCCGCTTGATATCAAACTGCGCGCCGACACCCTGAGCAAGGCCGTTCTGTTTATCGGCTACAGCCTTTCGGATACCAACATTCGATTGTTGTTCTACAAACTCTCGAAGATGTGGAACGAACACGAGACCCTGGGCGTCAGGCCCATATCCTACGTGTTCTCGCACAAACCCAACCCTGTGCAGGAAGAGATTCTCAGCCAATGGGGAATACGCATGATCACATCGGAAAACGATGAGCCAGGTATGGCGCTGCAGAACTTTCTGAAGGAACTGGTGGAAGGCTGA
- a CDS encoding non-canonical purine NTP pyrophosphatase, with product MKIRFASVNEHKIRDAAEFLGHSGIEIIPFPVRIVETQTEDLGQLINDKLLDAFKLIGKPVFVEHSGLFINSLNGFPGGLTQTFWDRLHAVRFSELIGNLDDPSAVARTLIGYCDGRKRHVFKGEVTGRISREPAGDEGFEWDNVFIPDGYTCTFAQLGGVHNDLSMRRRALEAFVAHLRAV from the coding sequence ATGAAGATCCGCTTCGCTTCGGTCAACGAGCATAAGATTCGCGATGCTGCAGAGTTTCTCGGACACAGCGGCATCGAGATCATCCCGTTCCCGGTGCGCATCGTCGAAACGCAAACCGAAGATCTCGGCCAACTGATCAACGACAAGCTGCTGGACGCCTTCAAGCTGATCGGCAAGCCGGTCTTCGTCGAACATTCCGGCCTGTTCATCAACAGCCTGAACGGATTTCCAGGTGGCCTCACACAGACCTTCTGGGACCGACTGCACGCGGTTCGTTTCTCCGAGCTGATCGGCAATCTGGACGATCCATCGGCCGTGGCGCGCACCCTGATCGGCTACTGCGACGGGCGCAAGCGACACGTGTTCAAGGGTGAAGTGACTGGCAGGATCTCCCGCGAGCCAGCCGGTGACGAGGGTTTCGAATGGGACAACGTCTTCATCCCTGACGGCTACACCTGCACCTTCGCCCAGTTGGGCGGCGTGCATAACGACCTGTCCATGCGCAGACGAGCTTTGGAGGCTTTCGTCGCTCATCTGCGCGCGGTCTGA
- a CDS encoding group II truncated hemoglobin has product MQPLHSVPFGVGDASYQAAGGEAGIERLVADFYRIMDETDSAACVRRLYPAQLDEPRERLAAFLCGWLGGPRRYAERYGSISIPQFHTRWTIAEAERDAWLDCMARAIDRQPYTQAFASYLLTQLRVPAERILQAGQAGQAGCPASR; this is encoded by the coding sequence ATGCAACCATTGCACTCAGTTCCATTCGGCGTCGGTGACGCTTCCTATCAGGCCGCAGGCGGCGAAGCCGGTATCGAGCGGCTGGTTGCCGACTTCTATCGGATCATGGACGAGACCGACAGCGCCGCCTGCGTGCGACGTCTGTATCCAGCGCAGCTGGATGAGCCACGCGAGCGGCTGGCGGCATTTCTCTGCGGGTGGCTAGGCGGCCCGCGTCGTTACGCCGAACGCTACGGCAGCATCAGCATCCCGCAATTCCATACTCGCTGGACCATCGCAGAAGCCGAGCGCGACGCCTGGCTCGACTGCATGGCGCGGGCCATCGACCGGCAACCCTATACGCAGGCGTTCGCCAGCTATCTGTTGACGCAGCTGCGGGTGCCGGCAGAGCGCATCCTCCAGGCAGGACAGGCAGGACAGGCAGGCTGCCCAGCGTCTCGCTGA
- a CDS encoding universal stress protein: MRNILLAYDGSDNAKRALQYIIDFAAETPKPPQVHVLNVQQEPVLYGEFVTSDTVEELNRSFLEKSKRTLAEAATALQAAGIAHETHAILGNVAQQVNDAVQRLGCDTVVMGTRGMGSFTGMLMGSVANRVVHEVSVPVLLVK; this comes from the coding sequence ATGCGCAACATTCTTCTAGCTTATGACGGCTCGGACAACGCCAAACGAGCCCTTCAATACATCATCGATTTCGCCGCCGAAACGCCGAAACCGCCCCAGGTGCACGTGCTGAATGTCCAGCAGGAGCCGGTGCTCTATGGCGAATTCGTCACCTCGGATACGGTCGAGGAGCTCAACAGGAGCTTTCTCGAGAAGTCTAAACGCACCCTCGCAGAAGCCGCTACGGCATTGCAGGCGGCAGGCATTGCCCATGAGACCCATGCGATCCTGGGCAACGTGGCCCAGCAAGTGAACGATGCGGTTCAGCGCCTGGGTTGCGACACGGTGGTGATGGGCACCCGCGGCATGGGCAGCTTTACCGGGATGCTGATGGGATCGGTGGCCAATCGTGTCGTTCACGAGGTCTCGGTACCGGTACTGCTGGTGAAGTAA
- a CDS encoding YajD family HNH nuclease gives MSSKPNTPYAQREQGYREKALKMYPWVCGRCAREFSGKRLSELTVHHKDHNHDNNPEDGSNWELLCLYCHDNEHARYTDNQYYAEAKPGSDLGPKETFKAFANLGDLLKGKTD, from the coding sequence ATGAGCAGCAAACCGAACACACCCTATGCCCAGCGCGAACAGGGCTACCGTGAAAAGGCGCTGAAGATGTACCCCTGGGTCTGCGGGCGCTGCGCCCGGGAGTTCTCGGGCAAGCGGTTGAGCGAGCTGACGGTCCACCACAAGGACCACAACCACGATAACAACCCGGAAGACGGCTCCAATTGGGAACTGCTCTGCCTGTATTGCCACGATAACGAACACGCGCGCTATACCGACAACCAGTACTATGCCGAAGCAAAGCCAGGCAGCGATCTGGGCCCGAAGGAAACCTTCAAGGCCTTCGCCAACCTGGGTGACCTGCTCAAGGGCAAGACGGACTGA
- a CDS encoding YebC/PmpR family DNA-binding transcriptional regulator, with product MGAQWKAKHKEAAANAKGRTFGKLSKEIMIAARNGADPDMNPRLRLVVEQAKKASMPRETLERAIKKGAGLLGESVNYERTTYEGFAPHQVPLIVECLTDNVNRTVAEIRVLFRKGQLGASGSVAWDFDHCGLIEAAPTTEDADPELAAIEAGAQDFEPTEDGATLFISDVTDLDVVCRALPEQGFTVQSAQLGYRPKNPVTTLTEAQLEEVEAFLAAIDAHDDVQNVYVGLAG from the coding sequence ATGGGCGCACAGTGGAAAGCGAAACATAAGGAAGCGGCAGCCAACGCGAAGGGACGCACCTTCGGCAAGCTGTCGAAGGAAATCATGATCGCCGCTCGCAATGGCGCCGACCCGGATATGAACCCTCGCCTGCGTCTGGTGGTGGAACAGGCCAAGAAAGCCTCGATGCCCCGCGAAACCCTGGAACGCGCCATCAAGAAAGGCGCCGGCCTGCTGGGCGAGAGCGTCAACTACGAGCGCACCACCTACGAGGGATTCGCGCCGCATCAGGTGCCGCTGATCGTCGAGTGCCTGACCGACAACGTCAACCGCACCGTGGCGGAAATTCGTGTGCTGTTTCGCAAGGGCCAGCTTGGCGCATCCGGCTCGGTGGCCTGGGATTTCGACCACTGCGGCCTGATCGAAGCGGCGCCCACCACGGAGGATGCCGACCCGGAACTGGCGGCCATCGAAGCCGGGGCGCAGGACTTCGAACCGACCGAAGACGGCGCGACGCTGTTCATCAGCGACGTGACAGATCTGGACGTCGTCTGCCGCGCCCTGCCTGAACAGGGATTCACCGTGCAGTCGGCGCAGCTGGGCTATCGTCCGAAGAATCCGGTCACCACCCTGACCGAGGCGCAGCTCGAGGAAGTCGAGGCGTTCCTGGCTGCCATCGATGCTCATGACGACGTGCAGAATGTCTATGTCGGCCTGGCCGGCTGA
- a CDS encoding EamA family transporter: protein MSPKDLLLALVVIVVWGMNFVVIKVGLDDIPPMLLGCLRFLLAAFPAVFFIKRPQLPLRWLLAYGATISLGQFAFLFSAMKVGMPAGLASLVLQSQAFFTLFFAALLLGERLRATNLIGLLIAAGGLLLIGLQGDRSMTLAGFVLTICAASMWALGNIVTRKVGKVNLVGLVVWGSLIPPIPFFVLSWLLEGPQVIDSALRGIGLNSILVLVYLAFGATILGYSLWSRLLSRYPANTVAPFSLLVPVVGLTSAALLLDEHLGLLQAIGALLVMLGLLINVGGGWLAGRLRTAFGGSPA from the coding sequence ATGTCGCCGAAGGATCTGTTGCTGGCCTTGGTCGTGATCGTTGTCTGGGGCATGAATTTCGTCGTCATCAAGGTCGGGCTGGACGATATCCCGCCCATGCTGCTTGGCTGTCTGCGCTTCCTGCTCGCCGCGTTTCCCGCCGTCTTCTTTATCAAGCGCCCGCAACTCCCGCTGCGCTGGCTGTTGGCCTATGGCGCAACCATTTCGCTGGGGCAGTTCGCTTTTCTGTTCTCCGCGATGAAAGTGGGCATGCCGGCCGGGCTGGCATCGTTGGTGCTGCAGTCCCAGGCGTTCTTTACCCTGTTCTTCGCCGCGCTGCTGCTCGGTGAGCGATTGCGGGCGACCAACCTGATCGGACTGCTGATTGCCGCCGGCGGGCTGCTGCTGATCGGTCTGCAAGGTGATCGCAGCATGACGCTGGCCGGCTTCGTACTGACCATCTGCGCGGCGTCGATGTGGGCCTTGGGCAATATCGTCACGCGCAAGGTCGGCAAGGTAAATCTGGTTGGGTTGGTCGTCTGGGGTAGCCTGATCCCGCCGATTCCGTTCTTTGTCCTGTCCTGGCTGCTGGAAGGGCCGCAGGTAATCGACAGTGCGCTACGCGGAATCGGCCTTAATTCGATATTGGTGCTGGTCTACCTGGCATTCGGCGCAACCATTCTTGGCTACAGCCTGTGGAGCCGGCTTCTGTCGCGCTATCCGGCCAATACCGTGGCGCCATTCTCGCTGCTGGTGCCCGTTGTCGGCCTGACCTCGGCGGCGTTGCTGCTGGATGAACATCTCGGCTTGCTGCAGGCGATCGGCGCGCTCTTGGTGATGCTGGGCCTGCTGATCAACGTAGGCGGTGGCTGGCTGGCCGGTCGCTTGCGCACGGCATTCGGTGGCTCGCCGGCCTGA
- a CDS encoding MOSC domain-containing protein, whose translation MPDHTNRQWPVEGPFLRERLSRLPGVEKLTGIDKQLAPMPVWLDREGLRGDQVGDRRFHGGPDRSLCHYPAGHYAHWRRLYPHLRISPGAFGENLSTQGLDERQICIGDRFRWGEALIEVSQPRSPCINLDRRHDARGLARQLANSGRTGWLYRTLEPGEIALNAPLCLVDRPHPGISVARLWHSFLDDTTSDDELAQFAELEPLALEYRKRFRQRLDSRRRQQDQQSLF comes from the coding sequence ATGCCGGACCATACAAACAGGCAATGGCCGGTTGAAGGCCCCTTCCTGCGCGAGCGGTTGTCACGCCTACCCGGCGTCGAAAAACTCACCGGTATCGACAAGCAGCTGGCGCCGATGCCGGTCTGGCTCGACCGCGAAGGGCTACGCGGCGATCAGGTGGGAGACCGCCGCTTTCACGGCGGGCCGGATCGCAGCCTCTGTCATTACCCGGCCGGGCACTATGCGCATTGGCGCAGGCTGTATCCGCACCTGCGAATCAGCCCCGGCGCGTTCGGCGAAAACCTCTCGACCCAAGGCCTCGACGAGCGTCAGATCTGTATCGGCGATCGCTTTCGCTGGGGCGAGGCGTTGATCGAGGTGAGTCAGCCGCGCTCGCCGTGCATCAATCTCGACCGGCGCCATGACGCCCGTGGCCTGGCACGTCAGCTGGCCAACAGCGGCAGGACCGGCTGGCTGTACCGCACCCTGGAACCCGGCGAGATCGCTCTTAACGCGCCACTCTGCCTGGTCGACCGCCCACATCCGGGCATCAGCGTTGCGCGTCTCTGGCACAGCTTCCTCGACGACACGACCAGCGACGATGAGCTGGCCCAGTTCGCGGAACTCGAACCGCTGGCACTGGAATACCGCAAACGCTTTCGCCAACGCCTCGACTCGAGGCGTCGTCAGCAGGACCAGCAATCATTGTTCTGA
- the dgt gene encoding dGTPase has product MPRPVDFKDKISRQRPYGPAEPGLKASEGDLPLVIDQLESDRGRIINSAAVRRLQQKTQVFPLERNAAVRSRLTHSLEVQQTGRFIVRTLYKQLGSRAGEYGLDGLEGALESLVEMTCLMHDIGNPPFGHFGEYAIGEWFSDKLEALFDVAVPVGQGDAALRQRMLADLKQFEGNAQAIRLVVSLLRLNLTYTQTAGLLKYVRAAYAAKPAKGTPGAYLHKKPGFYLSEEPFVSDLRTALGLQPGTRHPVAYIMEAADDIAYCLADIEDAVEKGIFSIEQLAQLLLAKFAEHGSPDEPIAATGRSFRSMVAYAESRARKEPINKVGEFFIWLRVNMVHPLVQHAAQQFIENIEAVYHGTLDRALLEDASLCNAIVQTFKDVAMDRVFCHREVETLQLQGYRILKGLLDTYSPLLRVAPATFQALTEGSCRSEPYLQMLARRLPSQLIKAYDEAMKAHAEQTPNWPLWEFYYRCRMLLDFVSGMTDQLAQDEYRILSAM; this is encoded by the coding sequence ATGCCCCGGCCAGTCGATTTCAAGGACAAGATCTCCCGCCAGCGGCCGTATGGGCCAGCGGAGCCTGGATTGAAGGCGTCCGAGGGTGATCTGCCGCTGGTTATCGATCAGCTCGAAAGCGATCGCGGCCGTATCATCAATTCGGCCGCTGTGCGTCGCCTGCAGCAGAAGACGCAAGTGTTCCCCTTGGAGCGCAACGCCGCGGTTCGCAGCCGCTTGACCCATTCGCTGGAAGTCCAGCAAACCGGGCGCTTCATTGTCCGCACGCTGTACAAGCAGCTCGGTAGCCGCGCAGGGGAATATGGGCTCGATGGGCTGGAGGGCGCGTTGGAAAGTCTGGTCGAAATGACCTGCCTGATGCACGACATCGGCAATCCGCCATTCGGGCATTTTGGCGAGTACGCCATTGGCGAATGGTTCAGCGACAAGCTAGAGGCCCTGTTCGATGTCGCCGTGCCGGTCGGGCAGGGCGATGCGGCGCTACGTCAGCGTATGCTCGCCGATCTCAAGCAATTCGAGGGCAATGCCCAGGCGATTCGACTGGTGGTCAGCCTGTTGCGGTTGAACCTGACCTATACCCAGACGGCTGGTCTGCTCAAATATGTCCGTGCCGCTTATGCGGCAAAGCCCGCCAAGGGGACGCCGGGCGCCTATCTGCACAAGAAGCCGGGTTTCTATCTGTCCGAGGAGCCGTTCGTCAGTGACCTGCGAACCGCGCTGGGCTTGCAGCCAGGCACGCGCCATCCGGTGGCCTACATCATGGAGGCGGCGGACGACATTGCCTACTGCCTGGCGGACATCGAAGACGCGGTAGAGAAGGGCATCTTCAGCATCGAGCAACTGGCGCAACTGCTGCTCGCCAAGTTCGCCGAGCACGGCTCGCCAGACGAGCCGATTGCAGCTACCGGCCGCAGCTTCCGCAGCATGGTGGCTTACGCCGAATCCCGTGCTCGAAAGGAGCCGATCAACAAGGTCGGTGAGTTCTTCATTTGGCTGCGGGTGAATATGGTCCATCCGCTGGTACAGCATGCGGCCCAGCAGTTCATCGAGAACATCGAGGCGGTGTACCACGGCACGTTGGATCGGGCGCTGCTCGAGGACGCCAGCCTGTGCAATGCGATCGTGCAGACCTTCAAGGACGTTGCGATGGACCGCGTCTTCTGTCATCGCGAAGTGGAGACCTTGCAGTTGCAGGGCTATCGCATTCTCAAAGGCCTGCTCGATACCTATTCACCCTTGCTGCGCGTGGCGCCGGCCACTTTTCAGGCGTTGACCGAGGGCAGCTGTCGCAGCGAACCCTATCTGCAGATGTTGGCTCGGCGGCTGCCCAGCCAATTGATCAAGGCCTACGACGAGGCAATGAAAGCCCACGCGGAACAAACGCCTAACTGGCCGCTGTGGGAGTTCTATTACCGCTGCCGGATGTTGCTGGATTTCGTCAGCGGCATGACCGATCAGTTGGCGCAGGACGAATATCGCATCCTGTCGGCCATGTAA
- a CDS encoding ammonium transporter, protein MENPSSAVEVLVHGANTLFILMGAVMVLAMHAGFAFLEVGTVRLKNQVNALSKIIADFAVSTLAYFFIGYWVAYGVTFMHPADQLIGENGYSLVKFFFLLTFAAAIPAIISGGIAERARFGPQLCATLLIVAFVYPFYEGLIWNGNFGLQAWLEARFGAPFHDFAGSVVVHGMGGWLALGAVTLLGRRNGRYREGRVVAFAPSNIPFLALGSWILIVGWFGFNVMSAQTLEAVSGLVAINSLMAMVGGTAAAWVVGRNDPGFLHNGPLAGLVAVCAGSDVMHPVGALMTGIVAGALFVWTFTAAQNKWKIDDVLGVWPLHGLCGVWGGLACGLFGQQAAGGLGGVSLLSQLAGSALGVLIALAGGFLVYGLLKNSVGIRLSQEDEFNGADLSIHRIGALSND, encoded by the coding sequence ATGGAAAATCCGAGTAGTGCGGTAGAGGTATTGGTGCACGGTGCCAACACGCTGTTCATCCTGATGGGTGCGGTGATGGTGCTGGCGATGCATGCGGGATTTGCCTTTCTCGAGGTCGGCACGGTCCGCCTGAAGAACCAGGTCAATGCGCTATCGAAGATCATCGCCGACTTCGCCGTCTCGACGCTGGCGTACTTCTTCATCGGCTACTGGGTCGCCTATGGGGTGACTTTCATGCATCCGGCCGACCAGCTGATCGGTGAGAACGGCTACTCGTTGGTGAAATTCTTCTTTCTGCTGACGTTCGCCGCGGCGATACCCGCAATCATTTCGGGTGGGATTGCCGAGCGCGCGCGTTTCGGCCCGCAGCTGTGTGCCACGCTGCTTATCGTTGCCTTCGTTTATCCGTTCTATGAGGGCCTGATCTGGAACGGTAACTTCGGTCTGCAAGCCTGGCTGGAGGCACGTTTCGGCGCCCCGTTCCATGACTTTGCCGGATCGGTGGTGGTGCACGGCATGGGCGGCTGGCTGGCGCTTGGCGCGGTCACGCTGTTAGGGCGGCGCAACGGCCGTTACCGCGAGGGACGAGTGGTGGCATTCGCCCCGTCGAACATTCCGTTTCTGGCGTTGGGCTCGTGGATCCTGATCGTCGGTTGGTTCGGTTTCAACGTGATGAGCGCGCAGACCCTCGAGGCCGTCAGCGGGCTGGTGGCAATCAACTCGCTGATGGCGATGGTTGGCGGTACGGCAGCGGCTTGGGTCGTCGGGCGCAACGATCCGGGGTTCCTGCACAACGGACCGCTGGCGGGATTGGTGGCGGTTTGCGCCGGCTCCGACGTGATGCATCCAGTCGGTGCCCTGATGACCGGCATAGTCGCAGGCGCCCTGTTTGTCTGGACGTTCACGGCGGCGCAGAACAAGTGGAAGATCGACGATGTCCTCGGGGTCTGGCCGTTGCATGGCCTCTGTGGTGTCTGGGGTGGCCTGGCTTGCGGTCTCTTCGGCCAGCAGGCGGCCGGCGGGCTGGGCGGCGTCAGCCTGCTCAGCCAACTGGCTGGCTCGGCGCTTGGCGTGCTGATTGCCTTGGCCGGCGGCTTTCTGGTCTACGGTCTGCTCAAAAACAGCGTCGGTATCCGGCTGAGCCAGGAAGACGAGTTCAACGGAGCGGATCTGTCGATTCACCGAATCGGTGCGCTAAGCAACGATTGA
- a CDS encoding TetR/AcrR family transcriptional regulator: MTAIPSVPSGPGRPKDPAKREAILAAAQILFLSNGYEGSSMDAIAAQAGVSKLTLYSHFKDKEALFGEAVKTTCETRLPRTLFVIEAGCMIEQVLLEIGHAFQALVNSPESIGLHRVMVAMATQNPALSRMFFEAGPQRLLVDLEHLLIQANQHGLLRASEPMRAAEHFCSLIKGAAHFRLLIGCAEPPTPEEADGHVQDCVDLFMRAYGTGETVPT; the protein is encoded by the coding sequence ATGACAGCAATTCCATCTGTACCCTCTGGCCCGGGCCGTCCGAAGGATCCGGCCAAGCGCGAAGCGATCCTGGCAGCCGCACAGATACTCTTCCTCAGCAACGGCTACGAAGGCAGCAGCATGGACGCGATCGCCGCGCAAGCCGGCGTGTCCAAGCTCACCCTGTATAGCCATTTCAAGGACAAGGAAGCGCTTTTTGGCGAGGCGGTGAAAACCACCTGCGAAACGCGCCTGCCGCGCACGTTGTTCGTGATCGAGGCAGGCTGCATGATCGAGCAGGTGCTGCTCGAGATCGGCCATGCCTTCCAGGCGCTGGTCAACAGCCCGGAGTCGATTGGGCTGCACCGCGTCATGGTGGCCATGGCAACGCAGAACCCGGCACTGTCACGGATGTTCTTCGAGGCCGGTCCGCAGCGTTTGCTGGTCGACCTGGAGCATTTGCTGATCCAGGCCAACCAGCACGGCCTGCTGCGGGCGAGCGAGCCGATGCGTGCAGCGGAGCATTTCTGCTCGCTGATCAAGGGTGCTGCGCATTTCCGTTTGCTGATCGGTTGTGCGGAGCCGCCAACGCCCGAGGAGGCGGACGGTCATGTGCAGGATTGCGTCGACCTGTTCATGCGCGCCTACGGCACCGGCGAAACCGTCCCGACCTGA